atGTGACAACGAGAATTGAACCTaggacctcatgcatactacccaaattctCACCGGCTTAAATCTATCTTTTAAAGACTCGAGTACAATGACTTGGTAGTACAGTAACAATTAACATTAACTTGAGAatcctgacaaaaaaaaaaacattaacttgGGAAATCCAAATCATTTAATTAAGAAAGTTATTATGtttcaaaaacaataaattaagctcagttaaatttatgtttatagaactaactgaaaaaaaattgaaatacaaaGCTGCTATCATATAGAAAGAAACTGTATTGTAAATGCAAATCTTATTAACTCTCTAACGTTACAGGCTTGCACTCTGCATGAGAGTACAGCAAAATGCCCCCACTTTCTTACAATAAGAATATCCACTCAATCAGATTCAAAAACACTGTAAAAATtaatacaaagaaaataaattgagatGCCCCAATTCAGTTCTACATGCAAAAGCATAAAAATGCTGCTAAGTCATCATAGAGAGAGACATGTTTATGAACTTCTCCATAATAATTATGAAAGAACAACACCAATCTTCTTGGCAAAGTCATCCCCATCTTCATCTTCCATATATTCTTGCTCTTGATTTTCGCCTTCCTCGACTTGTTCGTAGTCGTACTCCTCATCACCTTGCTCATATTCATAGTCTCCCTCCTCTCTTTGATCATCACCTTCATACTCCTGATCTTCGGCAGCTTCGTCGTATATCATTCCATCTTCGGATGATTGACCGTGAGTTGCATCAGTATTTTCAACTCCGTCAGCAGCCTGAATCTTGGATTCGTCTTCCTTGGTTTCGGTTTCGGGCAATGCTCCGTTTTCGGTAATTCCTTCATTGTTATTGAAGGCTGATTTTTGACTCTGGGAGGAGGCTTCGCCAGCTCCGACCCCTTTCTTTTCCTTCAGAATTTCACTAAGAGGTTTTGGACCTTCAAATGGTACATCATCTTCATATTGCTGGTGATCCCTGAAGCTTTTTCTCTTTCCTAATGATTGTTGCTCATTATTATCAGTGCTCCTCCCATATTTAAGTTCAGCAAGACTTTTAGGCGCAGAGAACCCACTTCGGTCCCCCATCGATCGGCCTCTGAAGTTTCCCCTCTCTCCCTTCTCATCATCTGACAACCTTCCTCTCATTCTATCGTGGAACCTTCCCTCGGGAGGGGTTCGCAGCCTTCCAGATGATAGCCTGCTACTGATTCTTCCTCTGTCTGAGTCTCTTCCTCTCTCTATGTCCCTTCCTCTGTCTAAGTCCCTCTCTAGGTGACCGTCCCCACCATTTGGTGGAAGTGTTATTCTCCCTCGGAAACGATTATTGACAGGTCTCTCATTCGAAGGTAACCGGTGTGAATCCTTCCGAGGGAATCGATGACTTCGCTCCTCACCATGGCTCTCAAGGGCATAATCATGAGCAACGACAGATTTTAGACCATTGCCCTTCCTGCGCTTGGATAAACGGTGTCGAAGATCTGACACCTCAACACTGTCAGGAGGACTGCCAGATCTGTGATGAGTTCTTCTTTCTATATGGGCTGATGCCTTTCTAGGATCCCAACCATATGGCTCTTGCAAGTGATCATACGAGTCATAACCTTGAGGCCCACGAAATCTTTCTCGATCAATATCAGCGGCTAAACTATAATCAGAAGAATGCCCTACATCGAATTCATTCAGAGAGTCTAGGCCTCTTTCATCTTGACCTCTTGCTTTGCCAAATTCATCTTCCCCATGATAGTAATCAGAATTCCTAAGCTCATCAGCTACAAGAACATCAAACCCAGGAGACGATTCTCTGAGAAACTCGTCGCTGTCCTTACCACTATGGAAACTGTGATCATCCGGCACACGAGGTTGATGCACACGATTAGACCGGGATACATTTGGCCCGTTGGCCGGCGGTGGAGAACTAGGTGTCTTAAATCTCGAAGCATCACTATCAAACCCTGCAGGTGGCGGTGCCACACGCTTCTccaatttaaatatatttttctgcGGAGCAGTTTCAAATTTTTGGACAGGTTTAGCTTCAGCACCTCCAAAAGTTGCAACGTTTCCTTGTGAAGTTTTCCTTTCCTGCGTATGTTTTTCAATACTGCCAAAAGGTTTCTTAAAACTTGGATTCTCAGCTCCTTGGTTGGTCAGTGAGCCCTGTGTAGCTAATTTACTGCCATTGTTAGGAATCGGTCCGTGCTGGAAGGCACATCTGTCACCTTTTAAGCAATACCCCTTTTGGAAGAAAATGCAAGGGACGGCTTGTTTACTAGAATTGTAAGGTGCATGCGCTGCAGATGTCGCTGCAATCTGTGGCGCGGGTACCGATGTTCCAGCAGGAGTGGTTGCTGTTGGTGTTCCTAACAACCCGTCAAGAGGCTGAATGTGAAAACAAAATGCCGTTAGTAAAAGCCATATAAACAAGTCAAAAACATAGGATCAAATGGAAGTAATTAATTCATAATTCAACAAAAAACTGAAAGGAAAACTAGTGCTCATAAAGAAACTCACCGGATGACGAAATGAACATTTGGGATTCAAGCAGTTACCATTCAACCAATAGTAGCAATCTCTAGGATTGACTCGAGCATACTCACTATGGCGGTACTCACATTCATTTCCCTGTTTCAATAGAGAAGAGAACAAATCAAAATGACGTCAGAAACGAAATCAAATGATGTATCAGGTTTCAATGAATAGATAACCTTATATTCTTGATAACAGATACACATTATTGTATCAAGGAAAAAAGCAAAAACTAATAATTGCCACATGATTCACACGACCGGACAAAATAAAAGCAGCATTTATTAGAACTATTCTACAAAAACGTAGTTAGTTCAAGTAGAAAGTTGAAATCTAGTTATTCAAAAAACACAACTACTAACAAACACTATACAGGCTAACCTATAATCAAGACTCAAATAATCTAGCCAAAACTTTCACACtttcattttaataaaagataattcACTATACCAATTAATGTTGATTTCAGATGCAATCAGAAAGTGGACTCTAAACTTAATGAAAAGGTCATCCACTACACTATACACATGGTTTCAAATGCTAAATTGATCTTAGCTTATGATTTTGTAGCTGGATTCATGCAATTGATCTAATCtaattaaataacataaattatgGTCCTAACAATCATAATAGGGTTCAAGAGCTCGTTCATCCTAATTCCCTTACCCACTAAATGTCAATTACAAAAGAAAGGGTCAAACAGAGAGACAAAAATAACTCTCAGATAGATCCAATCCAATCAAAAACATGATAATCAATTAGGTTTTCAGATAAGATGCCAAGAAACGCAAATTCatcaaaaaacaacaaaattcacaATCTAACAACAAAATTCTTCATTGAATATCTACAATTAAACAATTCAAGAGAATTCAGACACAAACtttaattaatctaaaaaaaaaccaaccccctttaatcaaaattcaatttttaatttcaaatcaaTAATCAAAATCCAGAATAACCTAATCCAATTCCCCAAACAAACGAATCTGAAACcctaaaagataaaattcccaaaagaaagaaaaaaaggggttttttaattaatagataaagaaaaagtgaattaaaaaaagaacCTTTTTGCATGTCAAAGGAGAAGCAAGAAAGTAAACACAATCGGTGTTCCTCTTCAAAGCTTCATCTTGAGGAGAAGGTGTAGGTTGCTGAGTCTGAATCTGAAGTTGCGGCTGTTGGGCAACCATGGCTATGAAATTGAAACCCAACCCAATAAAGAGATCGggtgaagaagaacaagaagaagggAAATTGATGGATCCAAATCTCAATCTGAGAAGAGAATTAGTAGAGAGAGAGCCGCCACAGAAATTGGGAATTgggatgagagagagagagagagagagagagagagagagtatgTAATGTAAGTGAATGAATGTGATTATTATGGGCTTTAatgcaattttgattttttgacaAGAAATTTTAAGATTAAAGATTTACTACATCATATTGtatgtgtttgtttgtgttCTGTTGTTGTACTTTTAATGGTTAGATTTGTATGTGTGGAAGATCCACCCTTAACTAAATTTTACTAATAGGACACTTGTCTTGTTTCTGTTGACTAACTTGttatcatcttcttcaattctctctctttctaacggtattattattattattattattattattattattattattattattgtgaaaATTTCACAATACCATAGGTTGGGCTTAACCTCAAAGGCTCATTTTCCATTTGGTTTTGGGTTTTTCCATTTGCTTTTGGATTGGATGGATAGCTCATTTGATTAAGGGGTGGAAGTTTCAGGGTTAAGTCAGAGAAAAATTAACATGTAATATactaataatttgttatttaaaaaaaaaaaatcaatttggtTTTGGGTTTTTAGGTTTTGGGTCTCAATTGACAATTCATGTTTGTATATAGTAAttaataggcttaattaataaaatggtcccttaaagatatttttggtttcagattggtcccttaaagaaaaaaaggtccaaataggttccttaaagaaaaaaatgtccgaataggtcccttaacggagatgtctttaagggacctattcggacattttttttctttaaaagacctatttggacctttttttttctttaagggaccaatcttaaaccaaaaatatctttaagggatcattttactaattaagcctaattaATAAGATAGAAGTCGTTCTATTAATATTAGACGGTTCAAAATTTAAGAGTAGACTtcttatactaaaaaaaatgaaaattgtattAAAATCTGAGTTATATGATTTTGATCGAACAACTACGATTTTCTTTTagcaatataaatattattaaaagatGTAAGAAAGTACAAAGACTACTCCGTCCACGATACAGGATGAAGTACAAACTACAAAGTGTACTCACCTCACCAAAAGAAGGTACCACCCTACACTAAAAAAAAGGAGGTTTACACAATTAGCTCAAAATTGAAAAAGCATTCAATCCATTTTCTTATGTTTACGATGCCAATGGTGAGGCTTAGAACAATATCTCCTAATAGGTACCTTCGGTTagggagaaaagaaaaattgttatttGTGTAATATGCGTTACATGAAGCTCACTCTTTCTCTGCGAGACAtgctaattttaaatattaaaataatttttaatgttaGAAATATGATTGTACAATTGTAATCTCATCTACCTTATGCCTCGTGCTTGCAGAGTTGTTTACTGTTTGAGCTAGTTGAGTTAAGAGTTTAAGTTTTCTGGTTTAAAGTTTTTGagaagaaaaactaacataacattgtaatatgcTAACGATTAGtcattccaaaaaaaattcatttggtTTTGGGTTTTTAGGTCTCGATTGAAATGCAGTTGAAATTCATGTTTGTATGtagttaaatttaattaaatattttttattaaaaaatatacacggaaccattatttttaattgatatataaaaattggataaatatttgtcattgataattatgatcaaatttattcatttaataagttttacaacaAATAGCataataatttcacttatattttaacaatattatataataaattttaaatattttattccaaataaaatgttaacattataataatgaaaattttaaatattaaataaaagttaatgGACTCGTATGCGACATTGTCACTTCATCGCGATCATAATTAAATCTACATCAACATTGTCACATCGTTAAATAACTGTACACGTCAGCATAAATGATCTTTTGGCTACAAATGTCTGCGGTCTAATTATATAAGGATATGAAATATggaatatgattttaattttttttatcaattcacACTAAAACTCTCATTTTCGATCTCACTATCACTACAAACACTTTTCATCgtactaaataaaattttgaatatgtGATCTCATGGTAAAATATGAAATAAGATTTtaatatgatttgaatttattttaaaataaatcaacATAGAAATTAGACATGTAATTGAATGATTGGATAAGAGATAGTCCACACAAATTTTAGCCGAAGTGTTCACCTAattgttatataaaaaatatataatatttaattacgGATTAAATAAGTTTGTCATCcttaaaaatattacaaatttttaatttactCCCTCATAATTAAAATGAGATGTTATCATTCTTTCAAAATcttctattttgttttgatCCCTAATACCTTATTTTGTGTAtgtgtcaaataaaaaaatggataattAGGAACAATCCATAGTATTTAACTTTCTTTAGACAACTAATATAGGATAGGATGCATCTTTCTACAACAATTTTACTACGTcaataaaataagaattaagaattaatatattattcaaCTTTCAAATAACGACGAAGGTGGTTGAAGCCGACGAATATCATATTagtttcaaactaccatagctggtggtctagtcctttgttatgtttgggccttgtatgatttgtcTGTGCTTGTATTTGCATTTCCTTGACTTTagtgtaaacttttgtagtctaccttggtacgtcttgtgctgggaagactgtttgtgttaatatattccattttggcttcttcaaaaaaaaactttcaaatAAATCATCAACTAATTAAAAACATAGTTCGATTAATAGaaacattaataaaataaaaatttagcaTGGTGACTTTTGGCTTGAAACCATGTTTGGGTTGGTAAAGGCAGTAAATTTCCCAAGGCACTTGGTTCTCTCGGTAAGGTTCTTAATTTTGTTTGCCATCTTTAAATCAAAGGCTAGCTGTCTTAAAGATGAGAAGAAGATATGACTCTTTTTATTCTTCTTGTCTAGGGGCCTCAAGTCTTCTTTGGAAGATTCATCAAGCAAGTTATCAACATCATCAAGAGTACATTTTACTTTCTCGAGCCAGATTTTAACTTTGCGGGTGTTGGCA
This portion of the Trifolium pratense cultivar HEN17-A07 linkage group LG3, ARS_RC_1.1, whole genome shotgun sequence genome encodes:
- the LOC123914345 gene encoding zinc finger CCCH domain-containing protein 17 yields the protein MVAQQPQLQIQTQQPTPSPQDEALKRNTDCVYFLASPLTCKKGNECEYRHSEYARVNPRDCYYWLNGNCLNPKCSFRHPPLDGLLGTPTATTPAGTSVPAPQIAATSAAHAPYNSSKQAVPCIFFQKGYCLKGDRCAFQHGPIPNNGSKLATQGSLTNQGAENPSFKKPFGSIEKHTQERKTSQGNVATFGGAEAKPVQKFETAPQKNIFKLEKRVAPPPAGFDSDASRFKTPSSPPPANGPNVSRSNRVHQPRVPDDHSFHSGKDSDEFLRESSPGFDVLVADELRNSDYYHGEDEFGKARGQDERGLDSLNEFDVGHSSDYSLAADIDRERFRGPQGYDSYDHLQEPYGWDPRKASAHIERRTHHRSGSPPDSVEVSDLRHRLSKRRKGNGLKSVVAHDYALESHGEERSHRFPRKDSHRLPSNERPVNNRFRGRITLPPNGGDGHLERDLDRGRDIERGRDSDRGRISSRLSSGRLRTPPEGRFHDRMRGRLSDDEKGERGNFRGRSMGDRSGFSAPKSLAELKYGRSTDNNEQQSLGKRKSFRDHQQYEDDVPFEGPKPLSEILKEKKGVGAGEASSQSQKSAFNNNEGITENGALPETETKEDESKIQAADGVENTDATHGQSSEDGMIYDEAAEDQEYEGDDQREEGDYEYEQGDEEYDYEQVEEGENQEQEYMEDEDGDDFAKKIGVVLS